The following DNA comes from Salvelinus sp. IW2-2015 linkage group LG1, ASM291031v2, whole genome shotgun sequence.
TGCAAACTCTGCAACAAGGAACATCATATGTTGTGTAAGAGGACAGATTGGTTAGCAGAAGATGGCAGATTTGCCACTTGAAAAGATCATGCCAGACATCTCTCGGCAgcgtggcctagtggttagagcgttggactagtaaccgaaaggttgcaagttcaaatccctgagctgacaaggtacaaatctgtcgttctgcccctgaacaaggcagctaactatgttcctaggccgtcattgaagataagaatttgttcttaactgacttgcctagtaaaataaaaatgtaggtgTGTATTACTTTGGTCCTATAAAAATCAGAAAAGACGAAATGTTAAAAGATATGGAGTGATATCTACATGTATATGTCCAGTAGAGAAATACACATTGACATTGCTTACTCTCTGTTGACACTGAAGATTTATGTGCAGAAGAGGACAAGTGCATCACGTAAGATCGGATAATGGGACTAACTTCGTTGGTTCTGAGAGAGAAGCTCTATTTGCTTTAAAACCAAGGCATGATCCAAGATGCTCTACTTCAGGAAGCAACGCAGTGGAGTTTCAATCCCCCTGGTGCGTCCCACTATGGAGGAGTCAGGGAAAGGCTCAGGTGCTCCATTCTGTCCTGAAACAACAGATCCTAGATGAGGAGGGATGGCACGCCGTGAAGTAGAGGTCATTCTAATCACCACGGTAACCAACGACCCCCTGGATCTAGAAGCCTGTTAAAGTCTAAGCCTGTCCTTCCCCCTggaacctttttttatttttttattacatgtaCATCAGACGACATTTGAAGCAAGTCCAGTACATGGACAACTTGTTTTGGAAGAGAGGGACACAGGAGTACCTGCCATTCTTGCAAGAAAGACAAAAGTGGGGTAAAGTGAAACGCAGCTTCCGTGAAGGAGATGACGTTCTGGTTATGGACCCCACAACACCACGTAGAGCCTGGATACCTGAAAAGGTTGTTGAGATCAAGCCCGATTCCAAGGGGATAGTAGGTGTAGTACTCCTGATTCCAAGGGGTTAGTAGGTGTAGTACTCCTGATTCCAAGGGGTTAGTAGGTGTAGTACTCCTGATTCCAAGGGGTTAGTAGTGTATACTCCTGATCAGTGATGGAGTCACGTTTAGAGTAGTGTTAGTACTCCTGATTCCGAAGGGGTTAGTAGGTGTAGTACTCCTGATCTCCAAGGGGTTTAGTGAGGTTGTCAGTAACGCCGATTCCAAGGGTTAGTAGGTGTAGTACTCCTGATTCCAAGGTTAGTAGGTGTAGTAACTCCTGATCCAAGGGGTTAGTATGGTGTAGTACGCCCTGATTCCACGGGTTAGTAAGGTGTAGTACTCCTGATTCCAAGGGGTTAGTAGTGTAGTACCCTGATCCAAGGGTTAGTAGTGTAGTACTCCTGATTCAAGGGGTGTAGGTATCGTCCTGAAGACAGGTTAGTAGTGTAGTACTCCTGATCTCCAAGGGGAGTAGGTGTAGTACTCCTGATTCCAAGGGTTAGTAGGTGTAGTACTCCTGATTCCAAGGGGTTAGTAGGTGTAGTACGCCTTGATTCCAAGGGTTAGTAGTGTAGTACTCCCGATCCAAGGGGTTATAGTGTAGTACTCCTGATGTCCAAGGGTGTAGGTGTAGCGTACTCCTGATTCCAAGGGCGTTTAGTAGGTGTAGTACTCCTGATTCCAAGGGGTAGTAGTGTGAGTACTCCTAACCAAGGGGTTAGTATGGTGTCTACTCCTGATTCCAAGGGGTAATAGGTGTGAGTACTCCTTTGCTCAAAGGGGTTATAGGTGTAGTACTCTGAGACAAGGGGTTAGTAGGTGTAGTACCCTGATCCAAGGGTAGTAGGTGTAGTTATCTCCTGATTCCAAGCTTAGTAGGTAGTACGCCCGAAGACAAAGAACCAACAATTCTAGAAAGGACCCATAGTCTCCCAGATCTGTCCGCTGCAAGAAGNNNNNNNNNNNNNNNNNNNNNNNNNNNNNNNNNNNNNNNNNNNNNNNNNNNNNNNNNNNNNNNNNNNNNNNNNNNNNNNNNNNNNNNNNNNNNNNNNNNNNNNNNNNNNNNNNNNNNNNNNNNNNNNNNNNNNNNNNNNNNNNNNNNNNNNNNNNNNNNNNNNNNNNNNNNNNNNNNNNNNNNNNNNNNNNNNNNNNNNNNNNNNNNNNNNNNNNNNNNNNNNNNNNNNNNNNNNNNNNNNNNNNNNNNNNNNNNNNNNNNNNNNNNNNNNNNNNNNNNNNNNNNNNNNNNNNNNNNNNNNNNNNNNNNNNNNNNNNNNNNNNNNNNNNNNNNNNNNNNNNNNNNNNNNNNNNNNNNNNNNNNNNNNNNNNNNNNNNNNNNNNNNNNNNNNNNNNNNNNNNNNNNNNNNNNNNNNNNNNNNNNNNNNNNNNNNNNNNNNNNNNNNNNNNNNNNNNNNNNNNNNNNNNNNNNNNNNNNNNNNNNNNNNNNNNNNNNNNNNNNNNNNNNNNNNNNNNNNNNNNNNNNNNNNNNNNNNNNNNNNNNNNNNNNNNNNNNNNNNNNNNNNNNNNNNNNNNNNNNNNNNNNNNNNNNNNNNNNNNNNNNNNNNNNNNNNNNNNNNNNNNNNNNNNNNNNNNNNNNNNNNNNNNNNNNNNNNNNNNNNNNNNNNNNNNNNNNNNNNNNNNNNNNNNNNNNNNNNNNNNNNNNNNNNNNNNNNNNNNNNNNNNNNTGAGGGCTAAGCTACTACAGAGCTGACCTTGTTATGGCTGAGCTGGGGCTAACACCTACAGAGCTGACCTTGTTATAGGCTGAGCTGGGGCTAAACACCTACAGAACTGACCTTGTTATAGGCTGAACTGGGGCTAAACACCTACAGAACTGACTCTTGTTATAGGCTGAGCTGGGGCTAAACACCTACAGAGCTGACCTTGTTATAGGCTGAGCTGGGCTAAACACCTACAGAGCTGACCTTGTTATAGGCTGAGCTGGGGCTAAACACCTACAGAACTGACCTTGTTATAGCTGGAGCTGGGGCTAAACACCTACAGAACTGACCTTGTTATTGGCTGAGCTGGGCTAAGTGCTAGCAACCTCTGGTCCTGCCGATCATCCCTCCATGAAGACACATACACACCTTGTTGGCTCCTTTTTTTGAAATTTGTATAATTGTTTATTTCCTAAGTCGAGAACAATTACGGGGCCGTGTGTAGGAGCCATTTTGGCctgtttatgtgttgtgtatgttgtcTGTCAAGTTTTTAATTGATTTGTTTATACACTAGAGGGACTATATATGTTGGGGTCATGGGTCACTGGTCACCTGTGTATATAGGTATCACAGGTGACCAGCAGGGTGAGCAccacaggtgaccaggaagggtGAGCAccacaggtgaccaggaagggtGAGCACCACAGGTGACCAGGAGGGTGAGCAccacaggtgaccaggaagggtGAGCACCACAGGTGACCAGGAAGTGTTAGTACCACAAGGTGACCAGGAAGGGTGAGCAccacaggtgaccaggaagggttGAGCACCACAGGTGACCAAGGAAGGGTGAGCACCACAGGTGACCAGGAAGTGTTCGAccacaggtgaccaggaagggtGAGCACCACAGGTGACCAGGAAGTGTtagacaagaattgtaattttcaattccataaagtgagtgtggaagaggtgaaaaaatgattgctgtcaacaatgacaagccaccggggtctgacaacttggatagaaaattactgaggataatagtggacaatattgccactcctgttTGCCATATTTTAgactactagagagcgtgtgccctcaggcctggagggaagctaaagtcattccgctacccaagaatagtaaagccccctttactggctcaaatatccgaccaatcagcctgttaccaacctttagtaaacttctgggaaaaatggtgtttgKccagatacaatgctatttcacagtaaacaaattgacagactttcagcatgctYatagggaaggacactcaacaagcacagcacttacacaaatgactgatgattgtttgagagaaattgatgataaaaagattgtgggggctgtcttgttagacttcagtgcagcttttgacattattgatcatagtctgctgctggaaaaagtgtgttttatggctttacaccccctgctataatgtggataaagagttacctgtctaacagaacacagagggtgttctttaatggaaacctctccaacataatcgaggtagaatcaggaattccccagggcaactGTCTAGGCCActtactttttcaatctttactaacgacatgcaaCTAGCCAATGTGTCAATGTTAGCGGATGACTCAACAATATATGTTGAATGTATTACATTCTAATTATATTCTATTCCAATACTATTCTAACAAAATAGAAAAGGTTTATACATAATAGCCAAGAGGAAAACGTTTACTTCAgatcagtgttgccaacttagcaactttgttgctatatttagcgagtattcagaccactctagcgacacattttcaaaaaatcgactagcgacaaatctagcgactttttctggtgttattggagacttttggagactctgaGGTGAAAGCACGTAWcgttcttactcttctcaacgagcagcgggtactgccgtgggccccaccccagtcccaaagcactcacaggcggcccagtcctcgcgcagcagtccctcccagttgtcagagcaggagatgttcacccttCCGCGTCCAGACTGTAAATGAAtccgccgctggctgatcccaCCCTGGCTTACAGGATGTAAGtgtaaaatgttctttgtttaaaataaatcattgcatttgactcacacagcctcagtcacatactcaccttgtccactgtgtgtgttgtaataaatGATGTTTTTTATGTGACTTAACCCATAGCTCAATGCTGACATAATGCCTTTTTACTAAAGTAGATTTTGTTGTAATACTTTGCTGCACCCCACAGATGAACTCGTTCTGCTGTGCCAGATACTAacctcactcccacacacacagagagagatggctgaCACAAACCGTTTATGAGCACTGATAAGGCAGGGGGGCGCTCTGACCTCAGGGGGGCGCTCTGACCTCGGGGGGGGCGCTCTGACCTCGGGCGCCAGTTGCTGTTGTCTGCATCAACATCTTGTCAATACAAGAGACAACCCAGACCAGCATGGCACTCAACGAGCACGgcgcatgcatacatacacacccacacacacacacaacaccctgtTTCAGGCGGGAGTTCCACGAACAAAGAACATTACCATGAACCAATGAGACATTGATATCAGCCTGAAGGGGACGATCCTCCACTACCAGCGACCAGTCAGCAGCACGAGCTGCCagaatctacctacgtcattacctgtataaaatgtATTGGCCACTATGTATGGGGACTCCTTTTTGATAGTTCGctagtgtaagaaattgtattagatattggtaacttgttttaacaacttctcaacattaGCTATAGTTGACACAATATGCcacaccccctctttctcttggaCATATGCTGGACTCATTAGACATATACACGACACCCACAACTCCCCTCCCcatgacaatcacacagacacacacaactcaagGTTGGAGCGCAAGACAAAGAACTGTGGGAAgagccaatggaatgtcgacatcaggcccggacaggacaacccacgacccagatcgaccaatcgaaGGCCAGACTCgcagatcaacctactttgcttgttgtctaTATAAAACTGTACAACTGTTGAAACTAGTCTCTTTTCCGGACGTTCAATAAGAATCAGACAGAAGTGCCTTGCTGCAAGATTTTACTAAGATATTTTACTGTGATTAAACGGCCTTATATAAAagtatccacctcgtcctatgtctccacttggtctcctgtctccagtaaacgttttactaacacTAGGAACTTGACAAACGGATCCGTGCAGCACGATTTGTCAGATATCATTTACCAATAATAAACTGTCTTACTATATACCGATCCACCTGTCCAGCGTTTTAACTTCgtctcatttctctagtaacTGTTACATCAACTTTTGACagtgtgcctctctgtgacataagctaaacatctagctggctagctcattatgtctcagtctaaactgtacactctaaaatacagaaaggagtgggaataCAACCCTCaattcaaaggctggttgaagccgtttattggagatgatacactggcatactgcctgtattgtaaggctgattctacgccaaacttagtgtgtaaaaaacacatgacaactcaaaaacatacCTCAAAAGGCAAAGCCTAATAACAGTTCCACCCAAACAAGCTgccacccaaaacaagctgccaaAAAATGctgaggccaccatggcattagctatcgcTGACACTGTTCTGTGAGGATATGtgttttatgcactatagcccgcCACCACATCATTTGTGATTGAATATTGTATGCTGtatctgctttgtgcatgtgtgcctgtgtgtgtgctggaagtaactttttgccccagatagtgtgctgagaagctgtggttaaccttgaACGGGAACAGTATGCTTTCTATGCAGGTGTAAATAGCTCAAACAGTGTTACAGAACTGTCTAACCTCAGTCCTCTAGGGTGTGGGAgtgtaatctacacagcaacagtgttacagaactgtctgaccagtctctagggtgtgggagcgtaatctacacagcaacagtgtTACAGAACTGTCTAACCTCAGTCTCTAGGGTGTGGGCGtggtaatctacacagcaacagtgttacagaactgtctgacctcagtctctagggtgtgggagcgtaatctacacagcaacagtgCCGGACATCTGGAGCGCTGtggggctgggaccagcctgggcgCCACCGACAGGCTAGTGAGtctaaaccacgctaagcctctactgtgataggccaacggaCGAGTTGGAACTATTTCTTTCACAGTATAATAACTGTTGTTTgtttctctgctttaccctgcgtggtgatacagtgaaccctgtatatacgaaaattgcatttaccattcatcgcttgagtttaataaaaatacttaaagtatattcggtgactctgaatcacattttatcctgataccagattcgattgacgcaacccCTTTACAgttccatgctggcatgtgatcacattggagaagcatgtagagctgctttctcagactccactgctgctacccacttcaaaatgcacaggacaaagagcacagaaatgattaatggtgttctagcaccatactttctgGAAGAGTTGGTCGCAGATGTGGATGACCAGCgcgtttcagcctcctcctcgatgagtccacggatgtaagtgtttctaagtacctgggggttgtgataaagtactttagtgacaccaagcagacaattgtatcaacatttctggggcttgttgagttggatggaggagatgccaaatctatagcccTGTGCTGTTGTAGCTTTCCTCGAGAATagaaactcctggggatagggactgacaatgcctctTATGACGAggattaacaatggggtccataaagtgctgaaggagtatggcctcaaatatctggttcttattcgTTGCGTGTGCGACTCTCTGCAGCTCGCTGTAAGTCATGCTTCCAATGACACCATCCCCCGTAGTGTGGAGTACTTGGTACGAGAGACTTATAACTGGTTTTCAGTGTCTCCAAAGCACAGGGAGGCCTACAAGGCCATATATGAGACCATCAACTGTGGGGAGAAACCTTTACAGATAACCAAGGTGTGTGCCACACGTTGGCTCTCCATTGAACCCGCGGTTTCACGCATTTTGGACCAGTGGGAGGAGCTTAGGCTGCATTTCACAGTCACCAAGTCCAGTGAACACTGCTACATGGCTGAGGTGTTATACTCCATGTACAGTGAtcctcaaaacatattgtatctgaCTTTTTTGAAGTCAGTGCTGGGTGAGGTACAGTTGGCCATCAAGGCTTTTGAGGGATCCTCTTAAGCTACTTGACAGCTTGGTTAGCCTGATCAAGTCTGTGAGCAGCCGGGTGCTGAATCCACCGGTAaatgttgatgtactcaaaggGCCAATAGATGGATACGTCAGTCCCCAAACCGTTACCTTTTTTTGAGTTAAAGGCAGCTGAGCTCCACCTTGCGTCTGAGGATGAAAACAATGTCCGAAAGCGGTGTGTAGCcttcaccatctccctcactaatgagTTGAGGGTGAGACTGCCGGACAACATCGAAGCATTTGCAGTACATGTCCGTTTTCAATGTGGAGGAAACTCTAAAAGCACAATAAGAGCCATGGAGAAATAGAAAAATTAGCCAAGCTCCTTGGCTACTCCCCTGCAGAGATAGACAAGATTGTCCAGCAATGGCGTGCCATCCATCTTAGTAAATGGAATGAGACCAAAACACACTGGGCTTCTGGACTGAGATTTGGAAGTTCAGGGATGCAGCTGATATCAACCCGTTTCAAGAACTTGCcatggctgctgtgtctgtgttgtccttgcCACACTCGAATGCTGAAGTCGAGAGTGTTCAGCCAGATGAGTGTGGTAAAAAGCAAACTTAGAAATGGGATGTCCATGCAGACCCTTAACTCCATCCTGTACATTCGATATGGACTGAAGCTGTCTGGTGAGGCTTGCGATGAGCACCAGCTGTTTGATAATGTTTTGCAGCTTTTTGGCACATCAGCTGCTTACTCATTTAAGTCAGCTCCCTCAGTTGCTGAACCTGCCATAGAGAGCCTTGACCAATATGACAATGACCCACTCTTTCTGTGAGCcagcacagcctgtgtgtgttggaggggggGTCTGGAAAaaattagggccagactagttaccataattttctcatATTGCCAatgacagttttttctattgtctctttttggtccatttagattgttaatgtagattgtatacaaaaaaaatgtaaaaattgttAGGGTtaaaaatgttaatgttttactgtgacttgtaggctcctaagtggaccatatggttaaaaaccaaaccaaattaagaaaCCTAACaattttctttttatatatatatatatataaataggtcacttttgccggtcccaagcccaGATAAAGGAGGacggttggaattgtgacatttaaaaaaacaagaatcgacagaagaaagttcatatgtagttctaaacatatttagggtgttttttactcactttttgtctctcctacgacgttattcctctctcctacagcgtccgtcacaattacatgcacatggacAATTATGAAAATTAGGTGATGGCGTCAtttagcgacttttaggacaggKAATAACTACTTTCCTRACTgatgagttggcaacactgcttcAYATACCAGTTAGGAAATAGGAGTGCATTTCTAGGTTtctccagcagagagagacacatcctCATAAACCAAAAAAGTTGGAAGTACGTGTGGCAGGCTAGGCAAATTGAAAGTGAGCAATCATGAATCATCACAGACAGAAGCTTGCTAACGCTAGTKCTTATTCATTGTTCTATTAGCTGACAACCGTTCATGAAAAGTTCAGTTAGTTGCATGTTCTGCATGATTCAGATATATCCATCATCATCATAACTCCTCTCTCGGCTAAATTAATTGATAGCCAGCAAGATAACAATCAATAATTATAACGTTAGCTACTAGCTACATTTCACTTTTGTGAAAGATGGCTGATGCAGATTTCGGGTTCCCGTCTGACAACGGAGTGCTGCCTGTCGAGGTGGACCCGGCAGCAGCTTTCTTAGCCCAGCAAGAAAGCGAAATAGCGGTGATAGAGAATGACGACGAAGGAGTCGGAGCTTTGGAGGGATCCGTTGAACAACCGRCGGCAGCCGATTCACCTGCTACTGTAGAatatggtaagttgctagctatgCTAAGTTAGCATGTTAACTAAAACTAACTCCTAAACTAGAAGTACATAAATGAAGACACACAAAAAAGTTACTTTTATTAGTACCATAGCTAGGTAGTTAATTCTTACCAGACAACTTGTTAGTTAGTTTGCTAGCTAAGTTTAGCCTGGCTTTTAGTTAGCWaactagctaacgttagctagttagttgaTTGACAACTGTCAATGTAAACAGTAACGTTAGTTGGAGCAGCAGCTCACCGCACCCTGAGTTGAATAATGACTCAAGTTTGTCCGATATACTTGTTTGGATGTGATTGTGTAAATGTWTTGAAGTTATCCTCAGGCCAAATTAGGTTAGCCAATATAGGTAGGTGGTGGTGAGAAGCTAGTTTAAGTTACTGCCCAAGCAGGTGTTTCTGCATTCTTGTCACTATCTATCCACCCCTCGAAAGCAAATGATGACTAGCTAGGTTAGAATAATGCAAAGCATGTCATATGTTTGTTTAAAGCcgtttttttgtttcatctgtcAGATACCGGGTTTACAGAAGCATCAGCAGCCACGGTAAACGGAGACATGTTTGAGCTGGTAAGAGAATAACACTTCTAATGAGAATTCACATTTATAGAAAAATGTTTTTGGACATGTTTTATTGTAGGTTAGTTTTGTAAGTGAGACTGTACCTATAGCAGATGAGAACACACCTGCAATTAGTACCTCTTTCTCAATGGTAAGTGAATTGTTAACATGTAaatctgcccatatcagatatgtctatgtcctgggaattgtTTTAGTTTcttacaacatcatgctaatcacattagcctacgttagctcaactgtacCGAGGAACGGGACACCAATCCTGTAATTTAGAGGTTAAAATTCCAATTCCTCCACATTTCAATGGCTTAAAAATCTCAAACCAACTATACATTGTAGAAATGAATATACagatattgaaagcatttaatgagaaataaaaaggtgtgcaacatgaaaatattgtgtCATTTACACTAATTTATGGACGGTCCCTAACTATAATCAcggatttcagtttttatttattatttttagacattaaatgcattatgtgggttgaatgctgtaacaacacagaataaaacaatgaataataGTCCCAAGATTGTAGTGActgtccattactgcttatcacttattaaccaacATTTATTCACTTTACTTTATAAAATATGACTTTTATTTTGATTCCTTTATtgtttcattccaagtcatcatctcatctctctatagagctgctgtctgacataaatcattattttagtagttcttcaaaagtaaataagacatacttttatgactgctgaatggcaactatcaatcacttagaatCATGTATTTTCAGCGTCGCGAAACAACTGCTTTTTATCCCTCTCGATCGCGCGTTCTCTTTTTATCGCCGTGTCTYCTCCGCACAGACCMGGACAATTTTAAGRGGGCGCACAATGGATTATggccattgtagttaattaccatgttttctgcgctaaactatgtagaatatcagcctgttggaaactatataattggcaaaagatcagaattgggctgcttgtgtaaacgcagcctatgaCTGGTGGTCCTTATGTCTCATGCCTGGTCCTGGTTCTTCTCCCCCCAGGAGTCCAACGGTCCATCGGACAGCTATGCGGCCATCGCCCAGGTGGACTCTCTGAGAGCAGAGCCTGAGAGCCTGCGTAAGTGGAGGGAGGAGCAGAAGGCACGGCTGGAGCAACTAGGTAAGTAAACAGCAGAGATTATAGTGTGGCCCAAATGGCACattagtccctatatagtgcactacttttaaccagggtccatagggctctggtcaaaagtagtgcactatatagggaatagggtgccagtttggACAGAGAGCTACTTCAGACTTACCTATAACTACGATACATACAGTCTCTACCGCTACGATACATGCAGTATTTTGTCCACTCATTGTCTACATTGACAAAGGTTGACACCTAAATGTCACCTTTTCCCCCTACCAGCTAAAAAGCTAAATAAAAGACCTGGGGGGGAGAAAGTGAAGTTGAATAGtctgtctatttctgtgtgtgaACCACCCTTCATTTGGGTTCCACTC
Coding sequences within:
- the cltb gene encoding clathrin light chain B isoform X2 — its product is MADADFGFPSDNGVLPVEVDPAAAFLAQQESEIAVIENDDEGVGALEGSVEQPXAADSPATVEYDTGFTEASAATVNGDMFELESNGPSDSYAAIAQVDSLRAEPESLRKWREEQKARLEQLDSASKAAEAEWKEKAKKELEDWHVHQIEQMEKNKSNNRASEEAFLSEADGDSPGTEWERVARLCDFNPKTNKTAKDVSRMXSVLIALKQTPLVR
- the cltb gene encoding clathrin light chain B isoform X1, with protein sequence MADADFGFPSDNGVLPVEVDPAAAFLAQQESEIAVIENDDEGVGALEGSVEQPXAADSPATVEYDTGFTEASAATVNGDMFELESNGPSDSYAAIAQVDSLRAEPESLRKWREEQKARLEQLDSASKAAEAEWKEKAKKELEDWHVHQIEQMEKNKSNNRLADETFYKQPNSQVINFVASEEAFLSEADGDSPGTEWERVARLCDFNPKTNKTAKDVSRMXSVLIALKQTPLVR